The Trichoderma atroviride chromosome 5, complete sequence genome contains a region encoding:
- a CDS encoding uncharacterized protein (EggNog:ENOG41~CAZy:AA7) yields the protein MRELTAIHSTIHVGRPSGLKVWVSSDLCPKMYVKSQAEFCSASVYIEPTSNMHLTKFMLLLGVPSALAKCKCTPTDDCWPSTFEWKSLNSTVQGQLIANEPLAKPCYAGFSNNFTQCQEISKLYQDASFREASPIGYMYPVLDTCVPINGSITGNPVCDLGSASVYSINASGAADVAAGVKFARDNNVRLVVKNTGHDIRARSQGYGSLSIWMKHIKPELQFQETYSPSDSSCQSTWNGSAIVVGAGYIWDEVYAFAAEHGHIAVGGADRTVGAVGGYLQGGGHGFASHDFGLAADQVLEYQVVLATGDVVTASACQNVDLFSALRGGGGGTFGIVLAATLKVYPTQPVLKHSLSVTALSTDISALLNVSVTILSKYPTLLDAGFSGYGQLERILGQNPAYSHSFGKLLAIDGSSSNSSSEIERAESLVNEEILDFLSSLNGTGFSVTSTFQKYDTFQDYFNSGSHDSNASNNPSPAMVSRFFDNDSLSNNQQNLSSMLEAIFPQSASQVQAIASLLEFCLVGGGEVLSPQPHTAIHPGWRKTYMLAENFDVPPTDSGLQGVRQVKEYATSTKLKAMKDATPVLGTYLNEADPNDPDWKEAFYGNQYSWLNSVKQTYDPDGVFWCYRCVGYEGWEEITGPMLYGPLCQTNEVGDYS from the exons ATGCGCGAGCTTACAGCAATACACTCTACAATACACGTAGGTAGGCCTTCAGGTTTAAAAGTCTGGGTATCCTCCGACCTTTGCCCAAAGATGTATGTAAAAAGCCAAGCAGAATTCTGTTCTGCGTCTGTATATATCGAGCCAACAAGCAACATGCATCTCACGAAGTTTATGCTCCTCCTCGGAGTTCCATCCGCTCTCGCTAAATGCAAATGT ACACCGACCGACGATTGCTGGCCATCGACATTTGAGTGGAAGAGTCTCAACAGCACTGTTCAGGGACAGTTAATCGCCAATGAGCCGCTCGCCAAACCTTGCTACGCGGGTTTTAGCAATAATTTCACGCAGTGTCAGGAAATCAGCAAGCTCTACCAGGATGCTTCATTTCGTGAAGCATCTCCAATCGGATACATGTACCCCGTCCTAGACACTTGTGTCCCCATAAACGGCTCGATAACCGGCAATCCAGTGTGCGACTTGGGTAGCGCGTCTGTATACAGCATCAACGCATCTGGAGCAGCTGACGTTGCGGCTGGTGTCAAATTTGCGAGGGATAACAACGTGCGCCTCGTCGTTAAGAACACCGGTCATGATATCAGAGCACG ATCCCAGGGATATGGTAGTCTATCAATTTGGATGAAGCATATCAAGCCCGAGCTCCAATTTCAAGAAACGTATTCGCCCTCTGATAGTTCATGTCAGTCAACATGGAACGGAAGCGCAATCGTAGTGGGTGCTGGATATATTTGGGATGAAGTATACGCCTTTGCAGCCGAGCATGGCCATATTGCTGTTGGTGGCGCAGACAGG ACTGTCGGTGCTGTTGGAGGCTATCTCCAGGGGGGTGGACACGGTTTCGCCAGCCATGACTTCGGATTAGCAGCAGACCAAGTTCTCGAGTATCAGGTTGTGCTTGCTACTGGTGATGTTGTCACCGCTAGTGCTTGCCAGAACGTGGATCTCTTTTCTGCTCTacgaggtggtggtggcggcacCTTTGGCATAGTCCTGGCAGCAACTTTGAAAGTATACCCCACGCAGCCTGTGTTGAAGCATTCGTTAAGTGTTACGGCGTTGAGCACTGATATTTCCGCCCTTCTCAATGTTTCTGTGACGATTCTGTCCAAGTATCCTACCCTCTTGGACGCTGGGTTTTCAGGATATGGACAACTGGAAAGAATACTTGGACAAAACCCTGCTTACAGTCATAGTTTTGGGAAGCTCCTGGCAATTGACGGCTCCTCTTCTAACTCGTCTTCTGAGATAGAAAGAGCAGAGAGTCTTGTGAATGAGGAGATCCTAGACTTTCTTTCATCTCTCAACGGAACAGGATTTTCTGTGACATCGACGTTTCAAAAGTACGATACGTTTCAAGACTACTTCAATAGTGGGAGCCATGATTCGAACGCATCAAATAATCCTAGTCCCGCCATGGTGTCGCGTTTCTTTGACAATGACTCTCTCAGCAATAATCAACAAAACCTCTCCTCTATGCTCGAAGCAATCTTCCCTCAAAGCGCGTCCCAAGTTCAGGCCATAGCATCTTTGTTGGAGTTCTGTCTCGTCGGCGGTGGGGAAGTACTCAGCCCCCAGCCACATACTGCTATACATCCCGGGTGGCGAAAGACATATATGTTGGCGGAAAATTTCGACGTGCCACCTACTGATAGTGGGCTGCAAGGAGTCCGGCAAGTCAAGGAGTACGCGACGTCGACGAAACTCAAGGCAATGAAGGATGCTACTCCTGTACTTGGAACCTATCTGAATGAGGCTGATCCTAATGACCCAGACTGGAAAGAAGCGTTTTACGGAAACCAGTACAGTTGGCTGAACTCAGTCAAACAGACGTATGATCCCGATGGGGTGTTTTGGTGCTACCGCTGTGTTGGTTATGAGGGATGGGAGGAAATCACAGGTCCAATGCTCTATGGACCCCTGTGCCAAACAAACGAGGTAGGCGACTATAGCTAA
- a CDS encoding uncharacterized protein (EggNog:ENOG41~SECRETED:SignalP(1-19)), producing the protein MRLANLFATFATFGSLVSTLPTEVASNISKTLRDVIVFPNNTWVENIAVRSNGNLLVTLLNLPEVWEVEPLSGSAELAYSFPNANACLGIAEVGHDIFAVNVGSLSAPGVGAPGSWSVWTLDYNTANPSSNKPTSKNITAIPPAVFLNGLATLPTKPGVVLTGDSFLGQIFAVDIFNGHYNVAIDVPDFKPNATAALQFGVNGIKIHNGHLYFTNSLMSPLLASIPLSTNGTAAGPVKTIAKSAQYPVDSGFQADDFALDAKAEHAWVATNLSNLIVRITIATGKQQIVAGGKSNPVVAGATGAVFGRSWYNRHILYIVTDGGLGDPSSAGVTGGKIVALDTTEF; encoded by the coding sequence ATGCGTCTGGCTAATCTTTTTGCTACATTTGCCACTTTCGGCTCTTTAGTTTCGACTCTACCCACAGAGGTTGCTAGCAACATTTCTAAGACATTGCGAGATGTCATTGTTTTCCCCAACAACACCTGGGTAGAGAATATTGCTGTACGATCCAACGGAAACCTACTTGTTACTCTGTTGAATCTGCCCGAAGTCTGGGAGGTTGAACCACTTTCTGGGTCTGCTGAGCTCGCATACTCATTCCCCAACGCCAACGCATGTCTAGGGATTGCAGAGGTGGGACACGACATCTTTGCTGTTAATGTTGGAAGCTTGTCTGCGCCCGGTGTGGGTGCGCCCGGCAGTTGGAGCGTATGGACACTGGACTACAATACTGCGAATCCCAGCTCCAACAAGCCAACATCGAAGAATATTACTGCTATTCCGCCGGCAGTCTTCCTGAACGGCCTTGCCACCCTACCCACCAAACCTGGTGTTGTCCTGACAGGCGACTCTTTCCTCGGTCAAATCTTTGCGGTAGATATCTTTAATGGGCATTACAACGTCGCCATCGATGTGCCGGATTTCAAGCCTAACGCAACTGCAGCTTTACAATTTGGTGTCAATGGTATCAAGATCCACAACGGCCATTTATACTTCACTAATTCTTTGATGTCACCTCTTCTTGCCAGCATACCATTGTCCACTAATGGGACCGCTGCTGGACCCGTGAAGACCATTGCGAAGAGTGCACAGTACCCGGTTGATTCGGGATTTCAAGCAGATGATTTCGCACTGGATGCTAAGGCCGAACATGCATGGGTTGCAACTAACCTTTCCAACTTGATTGTCCGAATTACTATAGCTACGGGAAAACAGCAGATTGTAGCTGGTGGGAAGTCGAATCCTGTAGTTGCGGGTGCAACCGGTGCTGTTTTCGGAAGAAGTTGGTACAATAGacatatattatatattgTTACAGATGGTGGATTAGGTGACCCGAGTTCAGCTGGAGTTACAGGGGGCAAGATTGTAGCCCTTGATACTACAGAATTCTAA
- a CDS encoding uncharacterized protein (EggNog:ENOG41): MGIDAGFDMDPPLSKGVVDKQNWGRFFINLIKEQYKDDVQVEIMPNYINFNAGEHPKLPFEGHKFLRFSSKVSGAIASNSGVERYINTVTRVAKAHFGPRVQYWHEGADQYGIHDWKKVNDSIRSYEQPDVFETQDSIRQLLSETDPVKEQDIALFEVQDIPGKGRGLVARFNISKGTRIICEKPLLTAGPMPPNKLESFLTKELKEMSKTSQRQFLSLHNNHRGKNLFSGIFRTNALPCGSGSRIGGVYPTACFINHSCIPNAHNNWNSEQEHETIHAIRPIERGA, encoded by the exons ATGGGAATTGACGCCGGGTTCGATATGGACCCTCCTTTGTCCAAAGGAGTTGTTGATAAACAAAACTGGGGACGCTTCTTTATCAACCTCATCAAAGAGCAGTACAAAGATGACGTCCAGGTCGAAATAATGCCGAATTACATCAACTTCAACGCAGGCGAGCATCCTAAGCTTCCCTTTGAGGGTCACAAGTTTCTGCGGTTCAGTTCGAAAGTATCCGGGGCCATCGCAAGTAACTCAGGAGTAGAACGTTATATCAACACAGTCACACGTGTTGCAAAAGCCCATTTTGGCCCGCGTGTTCAGTATTGGCATGAAGGTGCCGACCAATACGGTATTCATGACTGGAAGAAAGTCAACGACTCGATTCGGTCTTATGAGCAG CCCGATGTATTCGAAACTCAAGATAGCATTAGACAACTTCTTAGTGAAACCGATCCTGTCAAGGAGCAGGACATTGCACTATTTGAGGTTCAGGATATCCCCGGCAAAGGTAGAGGGTTAGTTGCCCGGTTCAACATATCTAAAGGCACTCGAATCATTTGCGAAAAGCCACTTCTCACAGCTGGACCTATGCCGCCTAATAAGCTGGAGTCATTTCTCACGAAGGAGTTAAAGGAAATGTCAAAAACATCACAACGGCAgttcctttctcttcacaaCAACCACCGGGGCAAGAATCTATTCAGTGGCATCTTCAGGACGAATGCTCTGCCGTGTGGATCGGGGTCGCGCATTGGCGGCGTATATCCCACAGCGTGCTTCATCAACCACAGCTGTATCCCGAACGCTCACAACAACTGGAATAGCGAACAGGAGCACGAAACCATCCACGCCATTCGACCAATTGAGAGAGGAGCATAG
- a CDS encoding uncharacterized protein (EggNog:ENOG41), whose protein sequence is MSSTILITGGSGFAAAHVIRAFLSQGYNVKATVRSEARGEEVLASHPEHSAKLSYVVIPDIADKDAFNDALKGVDGVIHVASPMILGATDFEAQLFRPAVDGTVNLLEAIQKSNANVSRVVITSSIASILDPLQGQRPGYVYTEKDWNPVSKEAAIESGNAVLAYLASKTIAEKAAFDYVEKNKPKFTVTALCPPFIYGPLLHHVESIKELNTSSNDIYRLFNGSEKEVPTTAFFSYVDVRDLAKAHVQAFEKPAASNQRYLIAASAYTYQQIVDIIRAKFPELSETTPKGVTGAPIPPAYIIDTTKANTDLGVKYRSLEDTIVDAVKSLRKLEEA, encoded by the exons ATGAGTTCTACTATTCTAATTACTGGGGGCTCTGGCTTCGCTGCAGCTCACGTTATTCGGGCTTTCCTCAGCCAAGGTTATAATGTGAAGGCAACAGTTCGATCGGAAGCTAGAGGAGAGGAAGTGCTCGCCAGCCACCCTGAACACAGCGCAAAGCTTTCTTATGTGGTTATCCCAGACATTGCAGATAAAGATGCATTTAATGACGCTCTGAAGGGAGTAGATGGC GTTATTCATGTCGCATCTCCTATGATCTTGGGAGCAACCGACTTTGAGGCACAACTGTTTAGACCCGCTGTCGATGGCACGGTTAACCTTTTAGAAGCCATCCAAAAAAGCAACGCCAATGTTAGCCGCGTGGTCATAACATCTTCAATTGCCTCAATCCTGGATCCCCTGCAAGGCCAAAGACCAGGATACGTCTACACAGAAAAGGATTGGAATCCTGTGTCAAAAGAGGCAGCTATTGAGAGTGGGAATGCTGTTCTCGCCTATCTAGCTTCCAAGACCATTGCAGAGAAGGCTGCGTTTGATTACGTTGAGAAAAACAAG CCCAAATTCACAGTAACTGCATTGTGTCCTCCATTCATCTACGGTCCTCTTCTGCATCATGTAGAGAGCATCAAGGAGCTAAACACTTCCTCCAACGATATCTACCGCCTCTTCAACGGATCGGAAAAAGAAGTTCCGACTACCGCCTTCTTTTCCTATGTCGACGTTCGTGATC TTGCCAAGGCCCATGTCCAAGCTTTCGAGAagccagcagcttcaaatCAGCGCTACCTGATTGCTGCTTCGGCTTACACGTACCAACAGATTGTTGACATCATTCGAGCCAAGTTCCCGGAGCTCAGTGAAACGACTCCAAAGGGAGTAACTGGAGCACCTATTCCGCCTGCCTATATTATAGACACTACCAAAGCCAACACAGATCTCGGAGTCAAGTATAGATCTTTGGAAGATACTATTGTGGACGCAGTGAAAAGTCTTCGGAAGTTAGAGGAAGCTTGA
- a CDS encoding uncharacterized protein (EggNog:ENOG41): MSNRESREYPNNRRPKRFEFIVLSGDDTGRDPETRRRVRSVAQANYRRQHPYERRQTTVELDITPLLDGSLQRANTSFSQRYPGPTTLLDASRSDPFQSFGLGGDRRAHRLWDHMYDGSCPKFNTLVQIGFVDIARETIALSQMLSASAWHLVHWLGCERDTGEDARYAMISTQNIQQRLNSVATGASDEVVIAVLTSAAYANLIKEPGIFQIHMDGLARILHLKGGDSSIQSRPLRLAMFW; encoded by the exons ATGTCCAATCGAGAATCAAGAGAATACCCCAATAATCGTCGTCCAAAGCGATTCGAGTTCATTGTCTTATCTGGCGATGACACGGGCAGAGATCCAGAGACCCGAAGACGAGTCCGCAGCGTCGCTCAAGCCAATTATCGCCGTCAGCATCCCTATGAGCGGCGCCAGACAACCGTGGAGCTCGACATAACGCCTTTACTCGATGGTTCCCTCCAAAGAGCCAATACTTCCTTCAGCCAAAGATATCCTGGACCAACAACCTTGTTGGATGCGAGTCGCTCCGATCCGTTTCAGTCTTTTGGATTGGGAGGCGATCGTCGAGCCCATCGCCTCTGGGATCACA TGTATGATGGCAGTTGCCCTAAATTCAACACGCTAGTTCAAATCGGATTTGTTGATATCGCTCGAGAGACAATAGCGCTGTCACAAATGCTCTCTGCATCTGCGTGGCATCTCGTTCACTGGTTGGGCTGCGAGAGAGATACAGGAGAGGACGCCCGGTATGCTATGATCTCCACGCAAAACATTCAGCAGAGGTTGAACAGCGTCGCAACTGGTGCAAGTGATGAGGTTGTTATTGCCGTTCTGACATCAGCAGCGTATGCG AATCTGATCAAAGAGCCCGGAATCTTTCAGATCCATATGGATGGCCTTGCGCGTATCCTTCACCTCAAGGGCGGTGACAGTTCAATCCAATCGCGTCCTCTGCGACTGGCTATGTTTTGGTAA
- a CDS encoding uncharacterized protein (EggNog:ENOG41~TransMembrane:1 (o349-372i)), whose amino-acid sequence MVAQPLNPDANEFKFVPIKGPCNKQDRVANRSAKSHAVKHALKAKRLLEQESKCNFRVTLLKKERTTLINKSRFAKPPALVSSLSLSVIDPFGTLPVDNSRLQMLLDDSRARKASEPVFSITEDLAFQNFHTVFRTGLTDPALANAVMLSLLFAVTEGNLDTECLKYKVCAIAYIRDKVAYAKEAASESTIGAILLLVGVEAQLGMTSQVQLHMEAVRQLLEISRSQGVYLTAGIKRAIFWQDLNASILSGSDRIVDHTTFSELLWQRDSFTPSFYQLPSGFQQISHLLSDAFIEVLEDLHALQCIRNWSSYKKGDPFIMAYINNHTASIQSRIGNLVKTSPMLKCCYIAAYICSIMLCCHVWCTLSIPSYLSSQLLDELQRAEQDAIWNENPDMLLWLQYIGGTFASPGPIRSMYIELLRRNLATRFSIGCDARLKILEIMRNFIWSDLAFISEASMFWEEVAY is encoded by the exons ATGGTTGCTCAGCCGCTCAACCCAGATG CCAATGAATTTAAATTCGTTCCAATTAAAGGCCCCTGTAACAAACAGGACCGTGTCGCGAATCGCTCCGCCAAGTCACATGCCGTTAAGCATGCCCTCAAGGCGAAGCGGTTACTCGAACAAGAGTCAAAATGCAACTTTCGAGTGACACTTTTGAAGAAAGAGCGTACTACGCTGATTAATAAGTCACGTTTTGCGAAGCCTCCAGCATTGGTATCGTCTTTATCTCTAAGCGTGATTGATCCGTTTGGTACGCTTCCTGTGGACAACTCGCGGCTACAAATGCTACTGGATGATA GTAGAGCTAGGAAGGCCTCTGAACCAGTTTTTAGTATTACAGAGGACCTCGCATTCCAAAATTTCCACACGGTCTTCCGTACGGGCTTAACTGACCCTGCCCTTGCGAATGCCGTTATGCTGTCGCTATTGTTTGCAGTAACGGAGGGAAACTTGGATACCGAATGCCTCAAATACAAGGTTTGTGCTATCGCTTATATTCGGGACAAAGTGGCCTACGCCAAAGAGGCCGCGTCAGAGTCCACAATTGGAGCCATTCTCCTACTAGTGGGTGTAGAG GCTCAACTGGGAATGACCTCTCAAGTACAACTCCATATGGAAGCAGTGAGACAGCTACTTGAAATTTCTCGCAGCCAAGGAGTCTACCTCACGGCTGGTATTAAGCGTGCAATATTCTG GCAGGATTTGAATGCGTCAATTCTGTCTGGTTCAGATCGAATTGTTGACCACACTACCTTCTCAGAACTACTCTGGCAACGAGACTCATTTACGCCCAGTTTCTACCAGCTTCCTTCGGGATTTCAGCAAATATCACATTTGCTAAGTGACGCTTTCATAGAAGTCCTTGAAGATCTGCATGCATTGCAATGTATACGGAACTGGTCGAGTTATAAAAAGGGCGATCCTTTTATCATGGCTTATATAAACAACCATACAGCCTCTATTCAGTCAAGGATTGGGAATTTGGTAAAAACTTCTCCCATGCTCAAATGCTGTTATATCGCAGCATATATATGTTCTATTATGTTATGTTGTCACGTTTGGTGCACTCTATCCATTCCA TCTTACTTATCTTCACAGCTCCTTGATGAACTTCAAAGGGCTGAACAAGATGCCATATGGAACGAAAATCCCGACATGCTGCTTTGGCTCCAGTATATTGGCGGCACATTCGCTTCTCCTGGACCTATTCGATCCATGTATATTGAGCTTCTGCGGAGGAATCTAGCCACAAGATTTTCCATAGGCTGTGATGCCCGTTTAAAGATACTAGAGATTATGAGAAACTTCATTTGGTCGGACCTAGCTTTCATTTCGGAGGCATCCATGTTTTGGGAGGAGGTGGCCTATTGA
- a CDS encoding uncharacterized protein (EggNog:ENOG41~TransMembrane:1 (o257-280i)) produces MHHKGRGFVFLTLNDTGRARKASEPVFSITEDLAFQNFHTVFRTGLTDPALANAVMLSLLFAVTEGNLDTECLKYKVCAIAYIRDKVAYAKEAASESTIGAILLLVGVEAQLGMTSQVQLHMEAVRQLLEISRSQGVYLTAGIKRAIFWQDLNASILSGSDRIVDHTTFSELLWQRDSFTPSFYQLPSGFQQISHLLSDAFIEVLEDLHALQCIRNWSSYKKGDPFIMAYINNHTASIQSRIGNLVKTSPMLKCCYIAAYICSIMLCCHVWCTLSIPSYLSSQLLDELQRAEQDAIWNENPDMLLWLQYIGGTFASPGPIRSMYIELLRRNLATRFSIGCDARLKILEIMRNFIWSDLAFISEASMFWEEVAY; encoded by the exons ATGCACCACAAGGGACGCgggtttgtttttttgacCTTGAACGACACAGGTAGAGCTAGGAAGGCCTCTGAACCAGTTTTTAGTATTACAGAGGACCTCGCATTCCAAAATTTCCACACGGTCTTCCGTACGGGCTTAACTGACCCTGCCCTTGCGAATGCCGTTATGCTGTCGCTATTGTTTGCAGTAACGGAGGGAAACTTGGATACCGAATGCCTCAAATACAAGGTTTGTGCTATCGCTTATATTCGGGACAAAGTGGCCTACGCCAAAGAGGCCGCGTCAGAGTCCACAATTGGAGCCATTCTCCTACTAGTGGGTGTAGAG GCTCAACTGGGAATGACCTCTCAAGTACAACTCCATATGGAAGCAGTGAGACAGCTACTTGAAATTTCTCGCAGCCAAGGAGTCTACCTCACGGCTGGTATTAAGCGTGCAATATTCTG GCAGGATTTGAATGCGTCAATTCTGTCTGGTTCAGATCGAATTGTTGACCACACTACCTTCTCAGAACTACTCTGGCAACGAGACTCATTTACGCCCAGTTTCTACCAGCTTCCTTCGGGATTTCAGCAAATATCACATTTGCTAAGTGACGCTTTCATAGAAGTCCTTGAAGATCTGCATGCATTGCAATGTATACGGAACTGGTCGAGTTATAAAAAGGGCGATCCTTTTATCATGGCTTATATAAACAACCATACAGCCTCTATTCAGTCAAGGATTGGGAATTTGGTAAAAACTTCTCCCATGCTCAAATGCTGTTATATCGCAGCATATATATGTTCTATTATGTTATGTTGTCACGTTTGGTGCACTCTATCCATTCCA TCTTACTTATCTTCACAGCTCCTTGATGAACTTCAAAGGGCTGAACAAGATGCCATATGGAACGAAAATCCCGACATGCTGCTTTGGCTCCAGTATATTGGCGGCACATTCGCTTCTCCTGGACCTATTCGATCCATGTATATTGAGCTTCTGCGGAGGAATCTAGCCACAAGATTTTCCATAGGCTGTGATGCCCGTTTAAAGATACTAGAGATTATGAGAAACTTCATTTGGTCGGACCTAGCTTTCATTTCGGAGGCATCCATGTTTTGGGAGGAGGTGGCCTATTGA
- a CDS encoding uncharacterized protein (EggNog:ENOG41~SECRETED:SignalP(1-26)), protein MTTPSSNWRPKAIIFDLLTALLDSWALWDASITSTGAEEAQIWRKRYLELTFGTGAYVPYEQLVHKAAQDVGLAESAPRTLLENWGKLQPWPEVVQVLEQLRLQGYRLGVVTNCSQRLGTIAAGIAGNFDAVVTAEESGFYKPSKQAYQAILTAMGVQAQDVLFVAGSPGDVEGATNASMKVVWHNKIGLPRKGQSVPLREATSLDDALLGFM, encoded by the coding sequence ATGACAACCCCATCGTCCAACTGGCGACCAAAAGCCATTATATTCGACCTCCTTACCGCCTTGCTGGATTCTTGGGCTCTGTGGGACGCGTCTATCACTTCCACGGgcgcagaagaagctcaaatCTGGCGCAAACGGTACTTGGAACTGACCTTTGGTACCGGCGCCTACGTCCCGTATGAGCAGCTCGTCCACAAAGCCGCACAGGATGTCGGCTTGGCTGAGTCGGCTCCTCGAACGTTACTGGAAAATTGGGGCAAACTGCAACCATGGCCTGAAGTTGTGCAAGTCTTGGAGCAATTGAGACTTCAGGGTTATAGACTCGGCGTGGTCACCAATTGTTCGCAACGTCTAGGAACTATTGCGGCAGGCATAGCTGGGAATTTCGATGCAGTAGTCACTGCAGAGGAGAGTGGCTTTTATAAGCCTTCCAAACAAGCTTATCAGGCTATCCTAACAGCTATGGGAGTTCAGGCCCAAGACGTATTGTTTGTTGCAGGCAGTCCAGGAGATGTTGAAGGCGCAACAAATGCTAGCATGAAAGTGGTATGGCATAACAAGATTGGACTACCTCGAAAGGGTCAATCAGTTCCACTTCGGGAGGCTACGAGCCTAGATGATGCTTTGCTAGGCTTTATGTGA
- a CDS encoding uncharacterized protein (EggNog:ENOG41~TransMembrane:1 (o20-39i)) has translation MSLQKVGVFTDDAPTLRPGVYTPAIIANGFVFTSGVLGADPITKKMVHGTVIDRFHQIMRNVDAILKQAGSSLENVVEVTVFLTNIIDADDLSLAYRTYWGDLKPARTCVAVKELPYGSDIELKCIAVVTAS, from the exons ATGTCTCTCCAAAAAGTCGGCGTATTCACTGACGATGCGCCCACGCTTCGCCCAGGCGTTTATACGCCAGCTATCATCGCCAATGGCTTTGTTTTTACATCGGGCGTGCTAGGTGCTGATCCCATTACGAAGAAAATGGTTCACGGCACAGTCATTGATCGATTT CATCAGATTATGAGAAACGTCGATGCTATCCTCAAGCAAGCTGGCTCTAGCTTGGAGAACGTAGTTGAGGTCACGGTGTTTTTGACAAACATAATCGACGCCGATGACCTGTCTCTCGCTTACAGAACTTACTGGGGAGACCTCAAACCTGCGCGAAC CTGCGTTGCTGTGAAGGAGCTGCCCTATGGCTCGGATATTGAGCTCAAGTGCATTGCGGTAGTTACGGCCAGCTGA